The Phaseolus vulgaris cultivar G19833 chromosome 10, P. vulgaris v2.0, whole genome shotgun sequence DNA window tttaatatatatatatattaattaaagagGCTTTGGTATAGAAGTTTTCATTCAATACAAAAATCTTAATTAGCATTCAATAAGAAACCCTAATCATACTGAAACCTTTCCTTTCATACCTTAATTACTTTCCAAAACCTCAGAATCATTTATGAAAGACAAATGCAGTAACAcattgtgtaaaaaaaaaacaagagaaTGATTCATTTACATTAATTGCATGCTAATTTACATCAAAAAAATCCCAAAACTTCCAAATAAGAACCTTCAAATCCATGAAACCAACCTaggaaataaaaattacaatatgAAAAAGAACCAAAATGAAGTGTTGCAGTGACCACTTTTCTGCAATTGTTCTTAATCATCTGTGGTCCAACCACATGGAACCCTAGATTGATGAGGAACTTGTATATCACATAGAACCACCGTCTTTGCAGGCCCGATCCTCTTTTCAGGCTTGATCATCTTCGATGGCCATATTCGAACAGTGACGTTGTAAAGCCCTGCGATGTGGTTCTTGTCTAACCTAGAAATCTCATCATCAGTGAAATGCACCACATTCTCGCCATTGAAGTGCATTCTCAACCCGCTGAAACCTTGCACCAAAGCTTCGTCAGGTTTGGAAGCGAATCTTCTATCTAGGTACGATGCGGTGGCGTTGACGTAATCAAGGGAGACGTGGTTGTAGGGGACTCTTACAAAGAGAAGGAGGTCGTAGGtgaaggtggtggtggtggtgttgtAGGTGAAGCTGAGCACGGTGGAGTTGCAGACGGAGAAGTTGTAATCATCGTCTGATTCTTTATTGTGTTGAGACATGTGTTTGATAAGGAAACAAAATAAGACAAAAGAAATCATTGTGAGGATAAATCCCCACAGGTACTTTGATAGGATACACTGTAATGTCATGGTTGAACATCCCATGGtgaaaggagaagaagaagaaggagtgaAAGGTTTGGGGAAGAAGAAGGAGTGAAAGGTTTGGGGAAGAAGGAGAAATTAAAATGTTTGGATTAGGGTTTGGTGTAAGATTTAGAAAGGGTGAAATTAGGGTTTAGAAAGGTATTGTTGATGAGAAGTTTATAGAGattgtaaatttaaaaaaagattgaaaaaagattatatagaaaaaataaaaataaacataagatatttaaatttagaataGATAAAACATTCATATCAGAaaagggattttttttttctttattaaatgttgtttttagataaaattaaatttatttttatatttgttacaAAAAGTATACTTTATTCTCGTTGGTTGTTACGaggataaataaaaaatgaggaattatttttattgttatttgtatttatatttatatttattaaaatatagtaCAAAGAGAaatgtattatatttattaaaataaaagaggTTATTTTATTGATATGTGAAATTTGGTGTGGGAAGAGGTGAGAATATGCTctctctttatttatttatttttgtctattgttgtcttaaaataaagaattaaaagaaGAGTTGAGTGAATTAGTTTgcatataaaaattatacattaatattaatttaaaaaattaaaaaataattttattttttaagtaattcttATAAGTTGATAAAATATTCCATGATACTAATAAAattagatatattaaataaaggtagaattagaaaaaaaaagtgtaaaaaaaagttataaagaaTAATCttctatatattaaatatagagAGGGTATAAATTACGTCTTATAAAtaatagatttaatttttttatatttaatatatcttttcatttaattgataatttaacaatgagaataaaaaataatgattaaaaCTGAAAATTAATACAACCTAAACCGCTTTATATATTGATGATTTGGACCAATGAGATT harbors:
- the LOC137813343 gene encoding uncharacterized protein produces the protein MSQHNKESDDDYNFSVCNSTVLSFTYNTTTTTFTYDLLLFVRVPYNHVSLDYVNATASYLDRRFASKPDEALVQGFSGLRMHFNGENVVHFTDDEISRLDKNHIAGLYNVTVRIWPSKMIKPEKRIGPAKTVVLCDIQVPHQSRVPCGWTTDD